One region of Streptomyces sp. NBC_00442 genomic DNA includes:
- a CDS encoding glycerol-3-phosphate dehydrogenase/oxidase, with translation MTTLQSVPALGTHPASGSTVSSFKAVSRAETREQLSKATYDLLVIGGGILGISTAWHAAQSGLRVALVDAGDFAGATSSASSKLLHGGLRYLQTGAVKLVAENHFERRAVSRQVAPHLANPLTFYLPVYKGGPHGAAKLGAGVFAYSALSAFGDGVGHLLSPAKAAADVPELRTDNLKAVAVYGDDQMNDARMALMTVRAAVEAGAVVLNHAEVTGLRFTKGRVTGADLKDRMDGEEFGVDARLVLNATGPWVDHLRKMEDPASAPSIRLSKGAHLVLKRTAPWKAALATPIDKYRITFALPWEDMLLLGTTDEEFEGDPADVRVTEADTAQILDEAAFSIRDQQLSRDLITYSFAGLRVLPGGPGDTSKAKRETVVTEGRGGMLSVAGGKWTTFRHIGRTVMKKLEQLPGHPLGNDFEPISELPGKMPLPGIANPRAVAHRLMVDAQAPGASMAADTAKHLATHYGSLSFDIARLAGEDAALAERIHPDAPEIWAQVAYARDHEWAETADDVLRRRTTLTIRGLATDEIRGKVDDLLRAKD, from the coding sequence TACGACCTCCTGGTCATCGGCGGCGGCATCCTGGGCATCTCCACCGCCTGGCACGCCGCGCAGTCCGGTCTGCGGGTGGCTCTGGTGGACGCCGGTGACTTCGCCGGCGCCACCTCCTCCGCCTCCTCCAAGCTGCTCCACGGCGGTCTGCGCTACCTGCAGACCGGCGCGGTGAAGCTGGTCGCGGAGAACCACTTCGAGCGGCGTGCGGTGTCCCGTCAGGTGGCCCCGCACCTCGCCAACCCGCTCACGTTCTACCTGCCCGTGTACAAGGGCGGCCCGCACGGCGCCGCCAAGCTGGGTGCCGGCGTCTTCGCCTACTCGGCGCTGTCCGCCTTCGGCGACGGCGTCGGCCACCTGCTCTCCCCCGCGAAGGCCGCGGCGGACGTGCCGGAGCTGCGTACGGACAACCTGAAGGCCGTGGCCGTGTACGGCGACGACCAGATGAACGACGCCCGCATGGCCCTGATGACCGTGCGCGCCGCCGTCGAGGCCGGCGCGGTCGTGCTCAACCATGCCGAGGTCACGGGCCTGCGCTTCACCAAGGGCCGGGTCACGGGCGCCGACCTCAAGGACCGCATGGACGGCGAGGAGTTCGGCGTCGACGCCCGCCTGGTCCTCAACGCGACCGGCCCCTGGGTCGACCACCTGCGCAAGATGGAGGACCCGGCATCGGCGCCCTCCATACGCCTGTCCAAGGGCGCGCACCTGGTCCTCAAGCGGACCGCCCCCTGGAAAGCGGCGCTGGCGACCCCGATCGACAAGTACCGCATCACGTTCGCGCTGCCGTGGGAGGACATGCTCCTGCTCGGCACCACGGACGAGGAGTTCGAGGGCGACCCGGCGGACGTCCGTGTCACCGAGGCGGACACCGCGCAGATCCTGGACGAGGCCGCGTTCTCGATCCGCGACCAGCAGCTGTCCCGCGACCTGATCACCTACTCCTTCGCGGGACTTCGCGTCCTGCCCGGCGGGCCCGGCGACACCTCGAAGGCCAAGCGTGAGACGGTCGTCACCGAGGGCCGCGGCGGCATGCTGTCGGTGGCCGGCGGCAAGTGGACGACGTTCCGCCACATCGGCCGTACGGTCATGAAGAAGCTGGAGCAGCTGCCGGGCCACCCGCTCGGCAACGACTTCGAGCCCATCTCCGAGCTCCCCGGCAAGATGCCGCTGCCCGGCATCGCCAACCCGCGCGCCGTCGCCCACCGCCTGATGGTGGACGCCCAGGCGCCCGGCGCGAGCATGGCGGCCGACACCGCCAAGCACCTGGCCACGCACTACGGTTCGCTGTCCTTCGACATCGCCCGCCTGGCCGGCGAGGACGCGGCGCTCGCCGAGCGCATCCACCCGGACGCCCCCGAGATCTGGGCGCAGGTGGCCTACGCACGCGACCACGAGTGGGCCGAGACGGCCGACGACGTACTGCGCCGCCGTACGACCCTGACGATCCGGGGTCTTGCCACGGACGAGATCCGCGGCAAGGTCGACGACCTGCTGAGGGCCAAGGACTGA